GGAGATTTCTCGCGCTTTCCTGGCGGCGCTCTCAACGCAAATGTTTCGCTACTATGAGGATCGCATTCCCCAGGATGCAAGTGTGCTGGTAGTCAGCAATCACCGCAGTTTCATGGATGCGCTAATTTTAATGGGGGCCCTGTCGAGTCCAATTCGCTTTGCTTGCCATCACTACATGGGACAAGTACCAATAATGCGGGAGATTGTCACCGGACAATTAGGGTGTTTTCCTTTAGAGGGAACCCAAAACCGCCAGCAAAGCTTTTTTGTACAGTCACAGGTGCTGTTGCAATCTAAGCAGATGGTAGGAGTATTCCCAGAGGGAACTGAACCAATGGTGAAATTTACTCAACCAAACGCAGTGGGTGAATTTCAGAGAGGTTTTGCCCATTTGGCATTACGAGCTGATGTCCAGGATTTAGCAATTTTACCGATCGCGATCGCCTCATTAGAGGAAGTCAACACTTCTGGGTTTCCATTACGGCTTTTGAGTTTATTTGACCCTTCAGAACCTTTATTTAATCAACCTGGTTGGCATCCCCTAGTAGTTTATCGTCGAGTCGCCGTACTAATCGGTCGCCCTCTTTGGATTACGCCCCAACATCAAAAACAATATCATGGGAAACAAGCTAGAACTGTTGTGGCTGAACTAACAGAACATTGTCACAGCGAAATTAGTGGCTTACTGCGTCAAGGTTGCTATTAAGTCAAAAGCTAACATTCCTAAAGATTTTCTACTATGGACTAATGGCTACTGACTACTTAATTTAATGACTAATGAGTAATGACTATCAC
This region of Nostoc sp. UHCC 0302 genomic DNA includes:
- a CDS encoding 1-acyl-sn-glycerol-3-phosphate acyltransferase; the protein is MSLNSPLEISRAFLAALSTQMFRYYEDRIPQDASVLVVSNHRSFMDALILMGALSSPIRFACHHYMGQVPIMREIVTGQLGCFPLEGTQNRQQSFFVQSQVLLQSKQMVGVFPEGTEPMVKFTQPNAVGEFQRGFAHLALRADVQDLAILPIAIASLEEVNTSGFPLRLLSLFDPSEPLFNQPGWHPLVVYRRVAVLIGRPLWITPQHQKQYHGKQARTVVAELTEHCHSEISGLLRQGCY